The proteins below come from a single Stomoxys calcitrans chromosome 1, idStoCalc2.1, whole genome shotgun sequence genomic window:
- the LOC106094576 gene encoding collagen alpha-1(IV) chain: MSIYHLAILSLAFFGSVVSGQDKWSWTKTKNQKILGYYPTANKKVYYAEAPYARADRDRDREPTTKRPLPGEVANDEIEDYNDDNEQPPTRQNSPYLPGDTNYPGATQPGFAAQDGYGGGFNQQYPQFAGAGGGVGGGGGGGAAPGYPSPGILVGPGGPTGIIGRPQVPHIPQYPSPYPGQVGYPGYPAYNTQNFLGPANPIYGGAAQYPAAPQYPNTQQQFAAGSQYPIGPSSQYPAASPALPPHQFTEGYGLSTYPQSGVYQPSPQQNFHGYAGYGFEEYTPQLRVKSANVKNKYEKKIDDKLEKKLKNT; encoded by the coding sequence ATGTCAATATATCATTTGGCCATACTAAGCCTTGCGTTTTTTGGCTCTGTGGTTAGTGGTCAGGATAAATGGTCGTGgacgaaaacaaaaaatcaaaaaattctcGGTTATTATCCTACGGCAAATAAAAAAGTCTATTATGCCGAAGCGCCATATGCTCGTGCGGATCGGGATCGTGATCGTGAGCCCACCACAAAACGCCCTTTGCCCGGTGAAGTGGCCAATGATGAAATTGAAGATTACAATGATGACAATGAGCAACCACCTACAAGGCAGAATAGTCCCTACTTGCCGGGAGATACAAATTACCCCGGGGCAACTCAGCCAGGATTTGCGGCGCAAGATGGTTATGGTGGAGGCTTCAACCAACAATATCCACAATTTGCGGGAGCAGGTGGCGgcgttggtggtggtggtggtggtggcgcaGCTCCCGGCTACCCCAGCCCTGGTATACTAGTGGGTCCTGGAGGCCCCACAGGCATAATAGGTCGTCCCCAAGTTCCCCACATACCCCAATATCCCTCGCCATATCCCGGTCAAGTGGGTTATCCCGGCTATCCTGCCTATAATACCCAAAACTTTTTGGGTCCTGCAAATCCTATTTACGGTGGGGCAGCTCAATATCCTGCAGCACCGCAATATCCCAATACCCAACAACAGTTTGCGGCCGGCTCTCAATATCCCATAGGACCCAGTTCTCAATATCCTGCTGCTTCCCCAGCTCTGCCACCGCATCAATTCACCGAGGGCTATGGTTTATCCACATATCCCCAATCCGGAGTGTATCAACCATCACCTCAGCAAAATTTTCATGGCTATGCTGGTTATGGATTCGAGGAATATACACCTCAGCTAAGAGTGAAAAGTGCCAAtgtgaaaaataaatatgaaaagaAAATCGACGATAAACTGGAGAAGAAGCTTAAAAACACATAG